In Ptychodera flava strain L36383 chromosome 17, AS_Pfla_20210202, whole genome shotgun sequence, one genomic interval encodes:
- the LOC139116281 gene encoding transmembrane protein 205-like, which produces MVFKYIKDNWPKYRFGQPAHALAVVVVLIGLFYFVQPLVSTNVVNFLHLLTFATYFGMQFWVTFIAGLTMFHNLPRHMFGSIQSKLFPKYFFIGSISSVVTMVTFLTVHPLGSMDNTQTKIQFGSLLTSILCTISNIIVTSIMINYMIERNVIEKKKGFENHVGHLDSKHFAGDAKYKELSSKFLWYHGISSVLNLVALCANMVYLYILSSKLNM; this is translated from the exons ATGGTTTTCAAATACATTAAAGATAACTGGCCAAAATACAG ATTTGGTCAGCCAGCACATGCCTTGGCTGTAGTAGTGGTATTGATTGGTTTGTTCTACTTCGTACAACCGTTGGTATCAACAAATGTTGTCAACTTTCTCCATCTGTTAACATTTGCAACATATTTTGGAATGCAGTTCTGGGTCACTTTCATTGCTG GATTGACAATGTTTCACAATTTACCAAGACACATGTTTGGATCCATACAGAGTAAACTTTTCCCCAAGTACTTCTTCATTGGTTCAATATCATCAGTTGTCACCATGGTTACATTTCTGACTGTTCATCCTCTTGGATCAATGGACAATACCCAGACCAAGATTCAG TTTGGCTCTCTGCTAACTTCCATACTGTGTACCATCAGCAATATAATAGTCACATCAATCATGATCAACTACATGATTGAAAGAAATGTAATTGAAAAGAAGAAAGGATTTGAAAATCACGTTGGTCACCTGGACAGCAAACACTTTGCTGGAGATGCCAAGTACAAAGAATTATCATCCAAGTTTCTCTGGTATCATGGCATAAGCTCAGTTCTGAATCTTGTCGCCTTGTGTGCAAATATGGTGTATCTCTATATTCTATCATCAAAATTGAACATGTAA